In Phocoena phocoena chromosome 7, mPhoPho1.1, whole genome shotgun sequence, the genomic window GATAGTGCCTGGTCTCTGGATGATATAATCTTCTCATGCAGGATTTTTTCAGGACATAGCAAAACACAAAAGATACAATGGAGAGAGAACATAGGCAATACAAATACTATTAGACACACTTCCCCAttcatttttgaatttttcataAATCCTTCTAGGGTTCAAgttctttttattataattcttttgTGAGGTTTCTCAAAAGAtacatcaaaattattttaattataattttaaagtgtacaaatttCAACGTATAACAAATGTGAAGATGCCAAAGGACAAACACAGATAAAAGAGTTGCAAATATGTATAGTTAACAGAGCCATTTGGATAAAAGCCATTATTAGACATTACTACATATTCCAACCTATAATCTCATAAATCAAAGCTTTTAGTTGTCTGGATTCATAAGTGACTGTATTCTTTCCAATAtgcattctttcttcttccagggGTTGTTCAATAACAGCAGGTATGTTCCTGCCATAAAGTTCACAGTGTTCTAGAAACTGGACACATTCTTGAATAACACTGTCACGAAGCACAATCATGTGCTTTGACATGTTTTCTAGTAATGACAGGAAGCATCTTTTGGCGTAATACCAGGTATCAGTTCCCAGTTTTTTATTATAAGGTTCCAAGCTTTTGATAACCCGAGAAATACCAAAGTCATAATTTCCTTTGGCACAATAGAGCGTCCCTATCACCAAATTCACAATGCAGAGATGGTAGATTTTCTTATCTGGGTCCTCATAGGAGAGCTGCTCTTCCTCCTTTTCAATCTTCCTCATCAACTCCTCGGCTTCTTCGTTTTGACTTGTCATAATATATGAAACACACAGGTTAGCCAGCACAATAGCACTGACATTCAGGATGTTGTCATAATGCTTCTTGACTATGGGCTCATAAAAACCTATGGCTTCTGTGTATTTGTTTTCCTGCATGAACAGAACATGAGCCACATTCAGCTTCCACACATCATGATCATTACAGAATTCCACAGATTTGCGGAAGATCTTTTCCACCATTGGATAATTTTCAAGGTTCCAGTAGATTTTGGCCTGGGCCATCAGCACGGGAATATACTTCTCAAGGGTGTCATCATATTCATTCACTGCCTTTTTGACAGCTTCATCATCTCTGTTGTGTCTTGCTTCCTGCACTTGTTTGGTGAGTCTCCGGAGCTGTTCAGTCAGCATCCCTGCTAGCCCATCAAGCTTAATGAAAGCCTCTTCAGGAGCTGTCTGGCAAGTGATCATGGCATCCAAGAAGTCATAGAGATAGGGTGTGAGGAACTTGTAAGTCAAATGGGCATTCTCTGCCAGGACATCTGCTGCCAGGTCAAAATACTCATATTTACAGTAGAGCAGCAACAGGTTGCCAAAGGTCTCTGGGGGAAAGGGATTCTGTTGGAGCAAAAACTGTAGCTTCTCAAACCCTTCTGTAGGCCTGGCATCCATGTTCATTAGCGCCTGGTTGTGCAGGGTCACAGGGTCTAACTCTTCCTCTGCCCTCGGAGGCATATCTGTGAGGGTTTCCTGGGCCACCTCATAGTTTCTCAGTTGGTATTCTATGGCGGCCTTGAGGTTGAAGGCTTCTACCAGAGCGGTCTGGTGAAGGACTAAGGTGTTGCCAACACTTCGAACATCAATGCCCTCGGTGGTCATGCccacacccagctctgggtgctgGCGGATGCCGTGCTCAATAATGTCGGCGATATGCTTCAGCGCGAATGCATACTGCCGGCTGCTGTAATAGGCCAAAGCCAGGTTGTAGGAAAGGTCAGGCCGGTAGCCCGAAGCCTGCAAGGCAGCAGAGAACTTGGAACACGCGGCTTCATAATGTCCCTCCTTGTAGAGCAAACAGCCCAGGTTGACCTGGCCATCGAGCTCGTTCTCGCCCCCGCtgtcttctcctccttccccactcaGTAGCTGCTCCACCAGGCTCCTGGCCCCGGGCAGATCGCCCTCGCTGTACTTGATCGCGGCTTGGAGACGGAGGACCCGATTGTGGTAGGCGGGGTTGTCCAGGAGGAGGAAGGCGACGCGGGTGGCCTCTGGGTAAAGGCAGGCCTTGTACAGGGCCTGGGCCTGGTACAGGCGGTACTGCTCCAGCTCCGGGTGCAGCTGGCCCAGCTGCTCATAGCACTCGGCGGCCAGAGCGAACTCCTGCAGGCGGTAGTAACAGTAGCCCAGCAGCGACAGGCCGGCGCGGCTCCTCGGGCTCCGCTGGAGCTCTCCGCCCAGCAGCTGCACGGCCTCGGCGTAGCGGGCATCCCGGATGAGCCGGTACACGACCGCGGTGAACTCCCCGTCGGGGATGGGCGCACCGCTCAGCCCCGCCATAATCTTCTCCGCGGCTGTGCGTCCCAGTTACCACGGCAACATGCCAACCGGAAACTGAAGGCTGTTTGTCCGGATATTGCTTTGCAACGGAAAAACTCTGTAAGGAATATAAAGGAATCACTGAGGTGAATCATTAAACTACTGTATTGGCCCTCGAAGACTCTGGGCTGCGAAGGTCGTGAGTCCAGCAAGAGAGATGAAAGGCCTCGTGGCAATTCAAAAACGGAAACTCTACTTCCCGGCATGCACTGGTCCGATGGCGCCGACGTCGGAACGTGGCCGCGCTGCACTCTGGGAGGCGTAGTCTCTGCGGGACGGACCCTCGGTTGCCGGGAGATGAGGTTTCACTTGCCTTTCTTTAGTGTTGCGGTTGATTGAGAGTTGCTGGCTGCCTGCTGTGTCACCTGTCTCCGGCGCGGCGAAGAAAGATTTGCGGTCTGAAATCCCTTGCTTTTTTAGCCTTATACACTTTGCAGTGCATACTAATGGCGTCGTTTCgcggtttgtttttgtattttaatggGAAGGAAAAGGTGGAATATCTCTTTGGCATTCTCCTGGAATTAGAGTAGCCTCTCTTTTTAAGCTGCCTTGAGGGCACACTGTCTAAGACATAAATGCAGAGGGTAATAATAGTTCTTATTTTTATCGTTTCCACAAATTAACGATGATAAATGGTTTTGTGAATATTATCTGGTATTGGGAGACGTTTAATTTTAGATCCAGGCGTTCCCCCCTCACCCCAAACAGTTATTACTGAACAGATGTTAGCGTTTAATCTTGGCCATATCTATTGGCCTGGCCCTCCAACTTTCACTACAAATAAGAAACCAGTGTTCCTTGATCTCCCTGCATCTCCATTGGTCGTCCATGATCTGCCTTGGACTATCTAGTATCTAAGATAAACGGCGTACGAATAAAATTATGTCTTTGCTATATACTTAAAGGCTTCAATTCAAGTCCTTTTGCTGCCCATAACATCTTTTCTATGTATAAATTCCAGAGCCAACACCAACCATATGTATGTCCCTAAGACAATTTAAACATTAAGATTATTTCTAATCTTAATGACCACCGTGTGATCTGTATATTACAGATATGGAATCTGTGCACtagaaagttttaaataatttgctcaagaccacacagctaggtAGCAGCAGTGCCATGACATCCAGCAGATAGTTTCAGTAGGAAATAGTGACTGCTTGTAacttattccatttatttcctataGATGAGTTTGTAAAGGCCCAGTGTTTGCTGCCACATTGTATTCTGGAACATTagtgtctttttttcctccattaaaACAACGAACCAACTTGGTGTGGGCAGTAGAAATTTGAACTTCCAGATCTGATTTGCAGCTGTGAGCAGGTGTTAGGAAATAACTAGTGGGGGTGGTATAGTTCCTAGTCACCCAGTATAGCTGGTAGGGGACTTCTGCAGGCATGTGATTGCTTGTATCATAAAGCAACTGACTTTATATACTCATTCAGTCTTCCCTGCTGAGAAATTGACAGAGGTCTGTCCTTCTGGGTGGGACCAGACAAGGAACCTTCCACTTCATGAATACTGAGAAAGGGACAAACTGTACCCATTTCAGACGGGTTGAGTGGCATTCTGGCCCACCTAAGATCCCCAGAGAAAGCAGCTGATGGGGTCCACCATAACTCTATTCCGGGGCTTCTTTCAACCTGATCTCTGGGTGCACTCTTTTAGGGCCTTCAACTCAGGGAGGTATGTGGGTTGAGGGATGCTTGCTAGTGCCTCTCAGTAATTGGGGAGTGGGTAGGTGGCTGGGGGAGGATCTTCACCTTTATGGCTGCCTGACTACACTTGTCTCTTGGAAACTCAGGctcagtatttattttaaaatccttatgTATGACCTGATACTTTGGGTGAGGTGCTATTGCAAATCAAGGTAACATGACAGAACATGGAAATGGGAAATTGCCTTTTATATCTTTATCAGTCTGATTTTCAGAGTTGTATTCGCACCATGAAAGCATTCACCTTCAAATGGCTTCTTGGGAATGTAAGCAAAATAGAAGGAATCTCTGCTGTCCCCCAAATTTCTCCAATCCCTACAGGCATCAGTTGAGGTTCCCCTCTTTGTGCTGGTACCTGTCTGTGAGTGTGGCTGCTGAAGCGGGCAGGAGGGAGACGTTCTGTGCCTTCCTCCTTACTTCATGtgctgctgctcctgaggcctgCCTTGGAAAAAGCAGGACATTCGGCTTAGACAGATGGAGGGCAGGgtcatttgcaaaataaaatgagTGCACAAATCACGCTGTGAAATTGGCATGACCATCCCTGCTGCTGTGATAGACTGACTTTTATTTAGTCTATGACAGGCAGTTGGGGAATAGATTAGGGTTTTTTTGGGAGGGGGATGGTGAAAGAAGGCCCTTTAATTAATGATAGAAATTCTGGAAAGCAGTAAATGGGGTGGAATATTATAAAATGTCAGAAAGGATCATTTTGTTTCCAACAGAATCTTGGAAAGCTGGAGCATGTATCAAAAAAGTTAGTGTATTGTACCATTTCTAGCAATAAGAAAGAATTTTGTGGTTACAATAAAAAGATTTAGTGCCTTATTGAAAGGAATTAGACTTTAGGAAAGCAGTGTTGGGCTCAGGGTGGATTTTGCTGCATAAAGGGAGGCATGTTTACCATGTAGAAGAATTCCATTCGGGCACAATGTATGGGAGCTAAAAGTTCTTAACATGCTTATGTTTCTGCCTGTCAAAATGTGAGATGACCAAATTCCATATTCTATTTGTATGTGTAATCTATTTGACATTCTCTTTTAAAACTAGTTGGAAGTTACGTTTTCTTATTTATCCTCTAAATGTAATTGCTTCCTGTTGGTAAACATTGGTAATTTATGAACATCTCAACAACCACAGCTGTGGTCAGACAATTTCCTTGTTAAAGAAAGACCTTCTGCAAAACCATTTTCCAGCTgttatttctcttccctttcattcTAGGCCATTTTCTTCAGGATGGCCAGTTTGGTGGTTCAGTCCCCTTGCttcttccttcccaccccccaaTCTTCCACCATAAAGAAGGCAGAAAGAATAAATTAGTGTCAAATTGATAATGTAACTGATTGACTTTTAGGATCATCTGTTTAATCTTTTAAGTTTTGGAAAAATTGTATACCAAATCAATATTTGGGAACATTTATGCTCAGATGGTAAGACATTTAACCTCATTATGAATTCTCCTTTCACTGGCAGTTCcagctttattaatattttaattagattTCCTTCTTggatatacctttaaaaaaaaatcaagtagctTATATTTGGAGGCTTGTGGTGTTATTACCTAAATTAACTTGTTAGGAAGAGCACAGTAACATGGTTTATAAATGGAATTACCAGAGAAGGCACAACTGTGGATATTGACATTTAAAGAAATCAATCAACCATCCAAACAAAGAGCTACTCTAAGCCCCTGTGTTTATGCAGGACTTTCTGTACCAGGACCAGATCCTGCTTTGCCTAACTTCCCTCATTAATCCTCACGGCCCTTCTGTGAATTAGGTAATTTTAACTGTTGGCCTCACTTGAAAAGCATGGactgaaaagcacaaagaagCCTGTGGTCGCCTcagcggggcgggggtggggggggggggtggggggggtgggggggagttggTGATTGCTTAAGCTGGCCAGTAGGGGCCACACTgcacctcttccctctccccctgagCACCTCCTCTCCAGTCATTTGAATTGGCTTTGGATCATTTGCTGCAGTTCTAATAGAACAGGCACAATGGtgtaagaattttaaagtttaagcACCGAAGCCGTTGTGTAATTGTATGGCATCAGTGGCTGGAGGCCCTGCATCGATGCGATCCCCCTGTGTAATTGCCCACGCAAATTTGAGCAATCTGTAACAGACACAGGAACCCGTCTGCATTGGGCTGC contains:
- the LOC136125660 gene encoding intraflagellar transport protein 70A, with amino-acid sequence MAGLSGAPIPDGEFTAVVYRLIRDARYAEAVQLLGGELQRSPRSRAGLSLLGYCYYRLQEFALAAECYEQLGQLHPELEQYRLYQAQALYKACLYPEATRVAFLLLDNPAYHNRVLRLQAAIKYSEGDLPGARSLVEQLLSGEGGEDSGGENELDGQVNLGCLLYKEGHYEAACSKFSAALQASGYRPDLSYNLALAYYSSRQYAFALKHIADIIEHGIRQHPELGVGMTTEGIDVRSVGNTLVLHQTALVEAFNLKAAIEYQLRNYEVAQETLTDMPPRAEEELDPVTLHNQALMNMDARPTEGFEKLQFLLQQNPFPPETFGNLLLLYCKYEYFDLAADVLAENAHLTYKFLTPYLYDFLDAMITCQTAPEEAFIKLDGLAGMLTEQLRRLTKQVQEARHNRDDEAVKKAVNEYDDTLEKYIPVLMAQAKIYWNLENYPMVEKIFRKSVEFCNDHDVWKLNVAHVLFMQENKYTEAIGFYEPIVKKHYDNILNVSAIVLANLCVSYIMTSQNEEAEELMRKIEKEEEQLSYEDPDKKIYHLCIVNLVIGTLYCAKGNYDFGISRVIKSLEPYNKKLGTDTWYYAKRCFLSLLENMSKHMIVLRDSVIQECVQFLEHCELYGRNIPAVIEQPLEEERMHIGKNTVTYESRQLKALIYEIIGWNM